Genomic DNA from Halobaculum sp. MBLA0147:
GTCCGTCGTCGCCGTCGGCCTCGTGCGGGGCGAGATCCGCGGCGACGAACTGTCGGACGGGACGCGAGACGCCGTCTCCGGCGGTCAACAGTGCCTCCCCGAGCGCGCCGTACTCGTCGGCCCCGACGCCGAACGTCCACCCGGCTGCGGCGGGCAGCTCCGGCGGGGAGTCGTCGTACCGCGCCGCGCCGACGAGGTAGGCGTCGGCGGCCGTGTCGTCTTGCGGTGCCACCTGTTGGAGACGGACCGGACCGCCGTCGGCGGCGAACTCCCGCGCGGCCGCCGTGGCCGCCGCACGACTCTCGTACGACAGCGTCGCCGGCTCGCCGCCGACCGCCGCCGCGACCGCCGGGTTCCGCTCGACCGCGGAGCGTTTCACCGCCACGAGGAACTCGTCCGTCACCACGCCGACCACCTCGGAGCTTCACACACGTCGACCACCTCAAAACTCCACACCCTGGACGTACGGCAACTCGCGGATCGCCACGAGCACCTCGCCGGGGACCGTCTCGTCGGTGATGAGGTACAGCGCCGGCTCGTCTGCGAACTCCGGGTCGTCCGAGAGCACCTGCCGCAGCGGGACGCCGTGGTCTGCGAGCAGCTCGGTGATCTCGGCGACGATGCCGGCTCGCTCGGGGTCGCCGACCTCCACCGTCAGGACGGTGAACCCCAACACCGGCGCGAG
This window encodes:
- a CDS encoding amino acid-binding protein, with amino-acid sequence MEKFAGSPGQQAVVRLLLERGFSVNDDGRVVSGGIEIPDTRIAREVDVDRRVVDATTDAILADAELNRIFRNITAIPSLMDLAPVLGFTVLTVEVGDPERAGIVAEITELLADHGVPLRQVLSDDPEFADEPALYLITDETVPGEVLVAIRELPYVQGVEF